The Endozoicomonas montiporae CL-33 genome contains a region encoding:
- a CDS encoding ComEA family DNA-binding protein, with protein MKKTITAIATSLIFTFSIPAFAEPSTSHNKVNVNQATAEQLNESLSGVGPKIAMEIVNHRETHGPYKTMECLDEVKYVGSSLLEKNKDKISFK; from the coding sequence ATGAAGAAGACCATCACTGCAATTGCTACCTCTCTGATTTTTACCTTTTCTATCCCGGCTTTTGCCGAACCATCAACTTCCCATAATAAAGTGAATGTTAATCAGGCTACAGCCGAGCAGCTTAATGAGTCTCTGTCCGGAGTGGGCCCTAAAATTGCGATGGAAATCGTAAATCATAGGGAAACTCATGGTCCTTACAAGACAATGGAGTGTCTTGATGAAGTGAAATATGTAGGCTCTTCGTTGCTGGAAAAAAATAAAGATAAAATTTCATTCAAATGA
- a CDS encoding ADP-ribosylglycohydrolase family protein yields the protein MSVWVMLLVGCDRPVVQDNGATEEVQSMNVSETTEPVVKRYPDNINRSDRVKGAIFGYLAGDALGLGTHWYYNLNELRNDFGDWIDHYQDPKLKGSHSFADISRYRHEQGVRAGDISQTGQLFTLLLESVVATAQYNEADFHHRLDGFFKTLSGESFSGRYTESIIRHMIKRRNEGISWEDRKLASDSDTSDGAQLAVVLALFYDDPETLAVEADNLMQPFFESDFIRSNQVVYALTLQAIMKGVQLEELREYLYKQLKNPVIRSLIGGFDNVHTVVNGAIAWQPDVVRIEPALHVSQVYGMDCQLTHLLPAAYYLMHRFPNNYEQGVLSAVNGGGNNMARAALTGALLGAMNGIQGIPERFVKDLNNSDFYMRLAEKLVSLP from the coding sequence GTGTCAGTCTGGGTTATGTTACTTGTAGGGTGTGATCGTCCGGTGGTACAAGATAACGGTGCTACCGAGGAGGTGCAGAGTATGAACGTCAGCGAGACAACTGAACCTGTCGTTAAACGCTATCCGGATAATATTAATCGCAGCGATCGGGTTAAAGGTGCAATTTTTGGCTATCTGGCCGGTGATGCGCTGGGTCTCGGAACCCACTGGTACTACAATCTCAACGAGTTGCGAAACGACTTTGGTGACTGGATTGATCATTATCAGGACCCCAAGCTGAAAGGCAGCCACAGCTTTGCAGACATCAGCCGTTATCGCCATGAACAGGGAGTGAGGGCAGGTGATATCTCCCAAACAGGACAATTATTTACACTCCTGCTGGAGTCTGTCGTCGCAACGGCGCAATACAACGAGGCTGATTTTCACCACAGACTGGACGGATTCTTCAAAACACTTTCAGGTGAATCATTTTCTGGTCGCTACACGGAATCCATCATCAGGCACATGATCAAACGACGGAATGAAGGAATCAGCTGGGAAGATCGTAAACTGGCTTCAGACTCGGATACTTCCGACGGGGCGCAACTCGCGGTCGTTCTTGCGCTGTTTTACGATGATCCGGAAACCCTGGCTGTTGAAGCCGATAACCTGATGCAGCCATTCTTTGAAAGTGATTTTATTCGAAGTAATCAGGTGGTTTACGCCCTGACCCTGCAAGCCATTATGAAAGGTGTGCAGCTTGAAGAGCTTCGGGAATATCTTTACAAACAGCTGAAAAATCCTGTCATTCGCTCCTTAATCGGTGGTTTTGATAACGTTCATACCGTTGTCAATGGTGCCATTGCCTGGCAGCCGGACGTCGTTCGAATTGAACCGGCATTGCATGTCAGCCAGGTGTATGGCATGGATTGTCAGTTAACTCACCTGCTGCCTGCTGCTTATTATCTGATGCACCGGTTCCCGAATAACTATGAACAAGGTGTACTGTCGGCCGTTAATGGTGGCGGTAATAATATGGCACGAGCGGCTCTGACGGGGGCTCTGCTGGGTGCGATGAATGGTATTCAGGGGATTCCGGAACGTTTTGTGAAAGATCTGAATAATTCGGACTTTTATATGCGACTGGCAGAAAAGCTGGTTTCACTGCCTTGA
- a CDS encoding YecH family metal-binding protein: MQDSIHGHNVLNLIREHNQPVNIDELLTAISQHFGTESRFHTCSAEGLSADQLVELFLAKGKLVLENEQIHFVGCRCKH, translated from the coding sequence ATGCAAGATTCCATCCACGGTCACAACGTTCTTAATCTTATCCGTGAACATAATCAACCCGTCAATATAGACGAACTTTTAACCGCTATCAGTCAGCATTTTGGTACTGAGAGCCGTTTTCATACTTGTTCAGCCGAAGGTCTCAGCGCTGATCAGCTGGTTGAGCTTTTTCTCGCCAAAGGCAAACTGGTACTTGAAAATGAGCAGATTCACTTTGTTGGTTGCCGCTGCAAACACTAA
- a CDS encoding Gfo/Idh/MocA family protein produces MKPVTMVIVGAGSRGKAYANYALNYPEQLKIVAIAEPRTGQREQFVRQHGIENEMVFPDWQSLLKHKKLADSAVICTQDDMHKAPAVALANKGYHLLLEKPMSPDFEECQAIVEAVKKNNVLLSVCHVLRYTQYTMQLKALLDDGVIGEVYSIQHLEPVGYWHQAHAFVRGSWGNEANSSPMLMSKACHDLDWLRYLAGKPCRQVSSFGRLSHFRPEQKPAGSSDRCLDCQLSESCPYSAQNIYLVNVYKPRDEDNTTEQFFAEDEAFVKQWPWDVLTPDPSYETIVEALRTGPYGRCVYACDNDVVDHQVVNMEFEGGMTASFTMTAFTPLSDRKTSVFGSHGRIEGDGKVLRCYDFLSRTETVYDTHAFSDSSAAGGHAGGDNELVKAFVSAVASNNPDLILSGPDETLESHQMVFAAEKARRENCVIRLSNDDTA; encoded by the coding sequence ATGAAACCCGTCACCATGGTCATTGTTGGAGCAGGCAGTCGCGGCAAGGCGTATGCCAATTACGCGTTGAATTACCCGGAACAGCTGAAAATAGTGGCGATAGCTGAACCAAGGACAGGGCAGAGGGAACAGTTTGTCAGGCAGCATGGAATAGAAAATGAAATGGTGTTTCCTGATTGGCAGTCGCTATTGAAGCATAAAAAGCTGGCTGACAGCGCAGTCATCTGTACGCAGGATGATATGCATAAGGCGCCTGCTGTGGCGTTGGCGAATAAAGGTTATCACCTGCTTCTGGAAAAGCCCATGTCGCCGGACTTTGAGGAATGTCAGGCGATCGTCGAGGCCGTAAAAAAGAATAACGTATTGCTGAGTGTTTGCCATGTGCTTCGTTACACTCAATACACCATGCAGTTAAAGGCATTGCTGGATGACGGTGTTATCGGAGAAGTTTACTCTATCCAGCATCTTGAGCCAGTGGGTTACTGGCATCAGGCTCATGCTTTTGTCAGAGGAAGCTGGGGAAATGAAGCGAACAGCAGTCCGATGTTAATGTCCAAAGCCTGCCATGATCTTGACTGGTTAAGATATCTGGCTGGAAAGCCCTGTCGGCAGGTTTCTTCCTTTGGCCGATTGAGTCATTTTCGTCCGGAACAGAAACCCGCTGGTAGCAGCGACCGGTGCCTTGATTGTCAATTGTCTGAGTCCTGTCCTTACTCAGCCCAAAATATTTATCTTGTTAACGTTTATAAGCCCCGTGATGAAGACAATACGACTGAACAGTTCTTTGCAGAAGATGAAGCTTTTGTGAAGCAGTGGCCATGGGATGTGCTGACTCCCGACCCTTCCTACGAGACTATTGTTGAAGCCCTGCGAACCGGTCCTTATGGTCGATGTGTCTATGCCTGCGATAATGATGTGGTTGATCATCAGGTGGTTAATATGGAATTTGAAGGCGGTATGACCGCTTCTTTTACGATGACTGCTTTTACCCCGCTCAGTGATCGTAAAACCAGCGTATTTGGTAGTCATGGAAGAATAGAAGGCGATGGAAAAGTATTGCGCTGTTACGATTTTCTTTCACGCACGGAAACGGTTTATGACACTCATGCTTTTTCAGACAGCTCTGCAGCAGGTGGCCATGCAGGAGGGGATAACGAATTGGTGAAAGCATTTGTTTCAGCGGTTGCCAGTAATAATCCTGATCTCATTCTGAGTGGACCGGATGAAACACTGGAAAGTCATCAGATGGTTTTTGCGGCAGAGAAAGCACGCAGGGAAAATTGTGTGATTCGTTTATCAAATGATGACACTGCATAA
- a CDS encoding DNA translocase FtsK, with translation MFITGLTLYTDISWFRVIDLIGRLVIWTLTSCLSYGRRWAIIAYNQLRNALDHWKDRRAEAKARKIQEKEQAKIEDEDKIEPVLEPVALGSKASKEPKVEIQIKPQPAVIVENHPRKERQEALFEELPEGRFPTVGLLDEVANSNGGISQDDLDAVSRLLELKLKDFGVDAEVVAAHPGPVITRYEIQPAPGTKASKISNLAKDLARSLAVISVRVVEVIPGKSVMGIEIPNDDREIVYFSEVVSAKAFDHAKSPLSLALGHDISGQPVVVNLAKMPHLLVAGTTGSGKSVGVNAMILSMLFKAGPEDVRLIMIDPKMLELSIYDGIPHLLAPVVTDMKEAANSLRWCVAEMERRYKLMAALGVRNIAGYNQKVKEARSQGEPLRDPFFEPLSLGGEAPPELETLPFIVVVVDEFADMMMIVGKKVEELIARIAQKARAAGIHLILATQRPSVDVITGLIKANVPTRISFQVSSKIDSRTIIDQGGAEQLLGHGDMLYLPPGTSVPIRVHGAFVSDDEVHRVVADWKKRGSPDYIEDILNGVDAGSSDGSAFSAGLDGDSEQDSLYDEAVAFVTESRRVSISSVQRKFKIGYNRSANIIEAMEQAGVISPAGNNGGREVIAPPPVKN, from the coding sequence GTGTTTATTACCGGTCTGACGCTTTATACCGATATTTCCTGGTTTCGGGTGATTGATCTTATAGGAAGACTGGTGATCTGGACGTTAACAAGTTGTCTGAGTTATGGACGACGTTGGGCAATCATTGCCTATAACCAGCTGCGTAATGCTCTGGATCATTGGAAAGACCGGCGCGCAGAAGCCAAAGCCCGCAAGATTCAGGAAAAAGAGCAAGCCAAAATTGAAGATGAAGACAAAATAGAACCGGTTCTTGAGCCTGTTGCGCTGGGGTCGAAAGCATCGAAAGAACCGAAGGTCGAGATTCAGATAAAACCTCAGCCTGCCGTCATCGTAGAAAATCACCCTCGTAAAGAACGTCAGGAAGCCTTGTTTGAAGAATTGCCGGAAGGTCGATTCCCGACGGTGGGTTTGCTGGATGAAGTGGCTAACTCTAACGGGGGGATCAGCCAGGATGATCTGGATGCGGTATCCCGCTTACTGGAACTCAAACTGAAAGATTTCGGTGTGGATGCCGAAGTGGTGGCAGCGCATCCGGGACCGGTGATTACCCGTTATGAAATTCAACCGGCACCGGGTACCAAGGCCAGCAAAATCAGTAATCTGGCCAAAGATCTGGCTCGCTCTCTTGCTGTTATCAGTGTTCGGGTGGTGGAAGTCATTCCCGGTAAGTCCGTCATGGGCATTGAAATTCCCAATGACGACCGGGAGATTGTTTACTTTAGTGAGGTGGTTTCAGCCAAAGCTTTTGACCATGCCAAGTCTCCATTGTCACTGGCTTTAGGTCACGACATCAGCGGTCAGCCGGTGGTGGTGAACCTGGCTAAAATGCCGCACTTGCTGGTGGCCGGTACCACCGGTTCCGGTAAATCCGTGGGCGTCAATGCCATGATTCTGTCCATGCTGTTCAAAGCAGGGCCGGAAGATGTGCGGCTGATTATGATCGACCCGAAAATGCTGGAACTGTCTATTTATGACGGCATACCACACCTGCTGGCACCGGTTGTCACCGATATGAAAGAAGCCGCCAATTCCTTACGCTGGTGTGTGGCAGAAATGGAGCGGCGTTATAAGCTGATGGCGGCGCTCGGGGTTCGTAATATTGCAGGCTATAACCAGAAGGTTAAAGAAGCCAGAAGTCAGGGCGAGCCTCTGCGTGATCCGTTTTTTGAACCGTTATCGCTGGGTGGTGAAGCACCTCCCGAGCTCGAAACATTGCCGTTTATTGTGGTGGTCGTAGATGAATTTGCTGACATGATGATGATTGTTGGCAAAAAGGTGGAAGAGCTTATCGCCCGAATTGCCCAGAAGGCGAGGGCCGCAGGTATTCATCTGATTCTGGCCACCCAGCGGCCTTCTGTTGATGTGATTACCGGCCTGATCAAGGCTAACGTACCCACGCGAATCAGTTTTCAGGTGTCCAGTAAAATTGACTCCCGTACCATTATCGATCAGGGTGGCGCTGAACAGTTGCTGGGGCATGGCGATATGTTGTACCTGCCGCCGGGAACCAGTGTACCGATACGCGTGCACGGTGCTTTTGTCAGTGATGATGAAGTTCACAGAGTGGTAGCAGACTGGAAAAAACGCGGCTCCCCTGATTATATTGAAGACATTCTTAACGGTGTGGATGCGGGTTCATCGGATGGCAGTGCTTTTAGTGCCGGTCTGGATGGTGACAGTGAGCAAGATTCGTTATACGACGAAGCCGTGGCTTTTGTGACTGAAAGTCGGCGAGTGTCTATCTCTTCGGTTCAGCGTAAATTTAAAATCGGCTACAACCGTTCAGCCAATATTATTGAAGCGATGGAGCAGGCCGGTGTCATCAGTCCTGCCGGAAACAATGGTGGTCGGGAAGTCATTGCGCCGCCACCGGTAAAAAATTAA
- the lolA gene encoding outer membrane lipoprotein chaperone LolA — protein MLKHLKNLALFSAVLCSSGLVMNAGAAPVKPVTAAVQENDAKAAEKLTRKLEKIRTISAKFKQESIGSDGRIREESGSMQIKRPGKFRWNTASPFEQEVVAIDKKIWMVDRDLHQVIIQVQDDRMSNTPAQLLSGDAKEFLKDYRIGLYQDDKQERFALTPDGNSDLFEKLDIVFRNGLLNSIELRDSLGGRRRVELSDVNFNGMISDSDFRVEIPKGYDVLDQTASTEQ, from the coding sequence ATGTTGAAACATTTAAAAAACCTTGCCCTGTTTTCTGCCGTTCTGTGTTCCTCTGGTCTTGTGATGAATGCAGGTGCTGCACCTGTTAAACCAGTGACTGCCGCCGTTCAGGAAAATGATGCAAAAGCCGCTGAAAAACTGACTCGCAAACTTGAGAAAATTCGCACTATCTCGGCAAAGTTCAAGCAGGAGTCCATTGGTTCTGATGGACGTATTCGCGAAGAGTCAGGTTCCATGCAAATCAAACGTCCGGGCAAGTTTCGCTGGAATACTGCATCACCGTTTGAGCAGGAAGTAGTGGCTATTGATAAAAAAATCTGGATGGTGGATCGAGACCTGCATCAGGTCATTATTCAGGTTCAGGATGACCGTATGTCCAATACCCCGGCACAGTTGCTGAGTGGTGATGCCAAAGAGTTTCTGAAAGATTACCGGATCGGACTGTATCAGGATGATAAACAGGAACGATTTGCACTGACGCCTGATGGAAATTCTGACCTGTTTGAAAAACTGGATATTGTGTTTCGCAATGGCCTGTTGAACAGTATTGAACTGCGGGATTCATTGGGCGGTCGCCGTCGTGTAGAACTGAGCGATGTGAACTTTAATGGCATGATCAGTGACAGTGATTTCAGGGTAGAGATTCCCAAAGGCTATGATGTACTGGATCAAACCGCTAGTACTGAGCAATAG
- a CDS encoding replication-associated recombination protein A codes for MASLFDTPANHSTRFEPLAARMRPRNLDEYLGQAHILARGKPLREALEQGAVHSMVFWGPPGVGKTTLAKLIAGLCDARFETLSAVLSGVKDIRAAVDRARDEQLMHNRKTILFVDEVHRFNKSQQDAFLPHIEDGTITFIGATTENPSFELNNALLSRARVYVLRSLQPDDLKLVIQQALEDERGLAGRNITLEPEAEQVLIRYADGDARRVLNILEVAADLSDDGVIRSDSVTDILADSGRRFDKGGEAFYDQISAFHKSVRGSNPDAALYWAARMVDGGADPLYIIRRLVAIASEDIGNADPRALEITMNAWQAFERLGAPEGLLALAHATVYCACAAKSNAVYLAWKAALDDVRGNPSHEVPLHLRNAPTKLMGELGYGAEYRYAHDEPGAYAAGECYFPDGMEPRHYYQPNDRGLEIKIRDKLAFLKDLDGKSPVQRR; via the coding sequence ATGGCATCACTTTTTGATACTCCTGCTAACCATTCTACTCGTTTCGAGCCGCTGGCGGCTCGAATGAGACCAAGAAATCTGGATGAATACCTTGGGCAAGCACACATTCTTGCCCGTGGGAAGCCTCTGCGGGAAGCCCTTGAGCAGGGTGCGGTTCATTCTATGGTGTTCTGGGGACCACCGGGTGTTGGCAAAACGACACTGGCAAAATTAATTGCCGGTTTGTGTGATGCCCGTTTTGAAACGTTGTCTGCCGTATTGTCCGGCGTCAAAGATATCCGTGCAGCGGTTGATCGGGCAAGAGACGAACAGTTGATGCACAACCGAAAAACCATTCTGTTTGTGGACGAAGTGCATCGTTTCAATAAGTCACAGCAGGATGCATTTCTGCCCCATATTGAAGATGGCACCATCACCTTTATCGGAGCCACCACTGAGAACCCGTCATTTGAGTTAAATAATGCGCTTTTGTCCCGTGCCCGGGTCTATGTATTGCGTTCATTGCAGCCCGATGATCTCAAGCTTGTTATTCAGCAGGCACTGGAAGACGAGCGAGGACTGGCAGGCAGAAATATCACGCTGGAACCGGAGGCAGAGCAGGTTCTGATCCGCTATGCCGATGGAGATGCACGACGGGTTCTGAATATCCTGGAAGTGGCCGCTGATCTCAGTGATGACGGGGTTATACGTTCAGACAGCGTCACCGATATTCTTGCAGACAGTGGGCGTCGGTTTGATAAAGGCGGAGAAGCATTTTACGACCAGATTTCGGCGTTTCATAAGTCGGTTCGCGGCTCCAATCCTGATGCTGCGTTGTACTGGGCAGCACGAATGGTGGATGGCGGAGCTGACCCGTTGTACATCATTCGCCGTCTGGTGGCGATTGCCAGTGAAGATATTGGTAATGCTGACCCGAGGGCACTGGAAATAACCATGAACGCCTGGCAGGCCTTTGAGCGACTGGGTGCTCCGGAAGGCTTGCTGGCTCTGGCGCATGCTACCGTTTACTGTGCCTGTGCAGCCAAGAGCAATGCGGTTTATCTGGCCTGGAAAGCGGCATTGGATGATGTGCGCGGCAATCCATCCCATGAAGTGCCTCTGCATTTGCGCAATGCACCGACAAAACTGATGGGAGAGCTGGGTTATGGTGCTGAGTATCGCTATGCCCATGATGAGCCGGGAGCTTATGCGGCAGGGGAATGCTATTTTCCTGATGGGATGGAGCCAAGACATTACTACCAGCCAAACGACAGAGGGCTGGAAATAAAGATCAGGGACAAGCTGGCCTTTTTAAAAGATCTTGATGGCAAAAGTCCTGTTCAGAGACGCTAG
- a CDS encoding RNA recognition motif domain-containing protein, with amino-acid sequence MQQNKLFVGNLPFSANENDLQIAFEQFGEIDEIRVIIDRETGRSRGFAFVTFAEKDSADSALSMDGKELNGRNMRVNFATERNGGRHNNNNQNNNRRFNQ; translated from the coding sequence ATGCAACAGAACAAACTGTTTGTAGGTAACCTGCCTTTCAGCGCGAATGAAAATGATTTGCAGATTGCTTTTGAGCAATTTGGAGAAATTGATGAAATCCGTGTCATTATTGACCGGGAAACAGGCCGCTCCCGTGGTTTTGCTTTCGTCACATTTGCTGAAAAAGATTCAGCCGACTCTGCTCTCAGCATGGACGGTAAAGAATTAAATGGTCGTAACATGCGGGTTAATTTTGCGACTGAAAGAAATGGTGGACGCCATAACAACAATAACCAGAATAACAATCGCCGTTTCAACCAATAA
- a CDS encoding cation:proton antiporter, whose amino-acid sequence MNLGILFFLILFGGWTAGKLTQRIKLPAVLGMVLVGVAIGYFYGNSLPASLDESSSFLKTLALIIILLKAGLGISRSTLNRAGLSALLMTFIPCIFEGAALTVILNYLFGFDWAVAGLTGFMLAAVSPAVVVPSMLELQSKGYGQKNAVPTIVLAGASVDDVFAITLFSVCLGLATAEQSVSVSSALLAIPVSIITGLVPGIVTGLLLAWLFKRYKMPTVEKVLILLTIAVVMVELGEMIESAALLGVMTVGFLLLERAESSAVELSSQMGKIWFFAQIILFVLIGMSVNIEVAMGAGLTGLLAITAGLLFRSLGVLIATQFSDLSFKERIFCVIAYCPKATVQAALGGAALAAGLPEGEVILALAVLAIVFTAPLGLIGINVFGTKLLSRDN is encoded by the coding sequence ATGAATCTCGGTATTCTCTTTTTTCTGATTCTGTTTGGCGGCTGGACGGCTGGCAAACTGACACAACGCATCAAACTACCTGCTGTACTGGGCATGGTTCTGGTGGGAGTGGCAATAGGCTATTTTTATGGCAATAGCCTGCCTGCATCACTGGATGAAAGCTCAAGCTTTCTCAAAACACTGGCACTGATCATCATATTGCTCAAAGCCGGTCTTGGCATCAGCCGTTCAACATTGAACCGGGCAGGCTTATCTGCACTGCTGATGACGTTTATTCCCTGCATTTTTGAAGGTGCTGCACTCACTGTCATCCTGAACTACTTGTTTGGATTTGACTGGGCAGTCGCCGGATTAACCGGTTTTATGCTGGCAGCGGTATCCCCCGCCGTGGTGGTACCTTCCATGTTAGAGTTACAGTCAAAAGGCTATGGACAAAAAAACGCAGTACCCACTATTGTTCTTGCCGGAGCATCCGTAGACGACGTCTTTGCCATTACCCTGTTTTCGGTCTGTCTCGGGCTGGCCACCGCTGAACAGAGTGTCAGCGTCAGCTCGGCATTACTGGCCATCCCGGTATCCATTATTACCGGACTGGTGCCCGGTATTGTGACAGGTCTGTTGCTGGCATGGCTGTTCAAACGTTATAAAATGCCAACGGTTGAAAAGGTGCTTATTCTTCTGACGATTGCCGTAGTCATGGTCGAACTGGGAGAAATGATCGAAAGTGCCGCCCTGCTGGGCGTAATGACTGTCGGCTTTCTGCTTCTCGAACGGGCTGAAAGCAGTGCAGTCGAACTGTCCAGTCAAATGGGTAAAATCTGGTTTTTTGCCCAGATCATTCTGTTTGTACTGATCGGGATGTCCGTTAATATTGAAGTGGCTATGGGCGCAGGGTTGACCGGCCTGCTGGCCATTACCGCAGGCCTGTTATTCCGATCTCTTGGTGTATTAATTGCCACACAATTCTCTGATCTGTCGTTTAAAGAACGGATTTTCTGCGTCATTGCCTACTGCCCCAAAGCAACGGTGCAGGCAGCACTGGGTGGTGCTGCATTGGCCGCAGGCTTGCCAGAAGGTGAAGTGATTCTCGCACTGGCGGTTCTCGCCATTGTATTTACTGCACCATTGGGGCTAATAGGCATAAACGTCTTTGGAACAAAGCTGTTGAGCAGAGACAACTGA